A genomic stretch from Candidatus Nitrososphaera gargensis Ga9.2 includes:
- a CDS encoding methyltransferase encodes MYVPSDDTFLLADCIREYSGKWALEIGVGSGVLLNLLEKSFANVAGSDIDLRALEHCRGRSGAMLVCCDAASAFAGRFDLIVSNPPYLPDDKVRDTTVHGGPAGVETTMHFIQSALPLLARGGKMLFVVSSLADSTALDRLIKEKKMHKKAVKEKKLFYETLTVVELSA; translated from the coding sequence ATGTATGTTCCATCTGACGACACTTTTCTTCTGGCAGATTGCATCAGGGAGTACAGCGGTAAATGGGCCCTTGAGATAGGAGTTGGCTCTGGCGTGCTGCTCAACCTGCTTGAAAAGAGCTTTGCAAACGTGGCTGGCTCGGACATTGACCTGCGGGCGCTAGAGCATTGCAGGGGCAGGTCAGGCGCAATGCTCGTCTGCTGCGACGCGGCATCGGCGTTTGCCGGCAGGTTCGACCTGATAGTGAGCAACCCGCCATACCTGCCCGATGACAAAGTCAGGGATACCACCGTGCACGGCGGTCCAGCAGGGGTAGAGACAACAATGCACTTTATACAGTCGGCTCTGCCTCTCCTTGCTCGCGGCGGCAAGATGCTTTTTGTGGTTTCGTCGCTTGCAGACTCTACTGCGCTTGACCGGCTGATCAAGGAGAAAAAGATGCACAAAAAGGCAGTAAAGGAAAAAAAGCTGTTCTACGAGACGCTCACGGTCGTGGAATTGAGTGCCTGA
- the rsmA gene encoding 16S rRNA (adenine(1518)-N(6)/adenine(1519)-N(6))-dimethyltransferase RsmA produces MPNITKTLGQHMLVDARVLGKIIDAARISKNETVLEAGTGRGILTAELCKVARHVVSYEVDRKLYQQAQERLQFQNLELANADLFKTTGLRFDVFVSNLPYSRSRDAFEWLAVQKFNRAIVMVQEEFADKLAARPGSKNYRAISALAAHCFAIERLFSVGRQSFQPQPKVESVVIRIVPTNTVTKETIKNLNLLFSKRNKKASTVAAKARVKVDFGSKRVDQLAPGDLIRVAESISNVCSI; encoded by the coding sequence TTGCCAAATATCACAAAGACCCTTGGTCAGCACATGCTTGTCGACGCAAGAGTCCTTGGCAAGATCATAGACGCTGCCAGAATAAGCAAAAACGAGACAGTGTTAGAGGCAGGCACAGGGCGGGGAATCCTCACAGCAGAGCTGTGCAAAGTGGCCAGGCACGTAGTTTCGTACGAAGTCGACAGAAAGCTATACCAGCAGGCACAGGAGCGGCTGCAGTTCCAGAATTTGGAGCTTGCAAATGCCGATCTTTTCAAGACAACCGGCCTACGCTTTGACGTTTTTGTTTCAAACCTTCCATATTCGCGGAGCAGGGACGCCTTTGAATGGCTGGCCGTGCAAAAGTTTAACAGAGCTATTGTGATGGTGCAGGAGGAGTTTGCGGACAAACTTGCCGCCCGGCCTGGCAGCAAGAACTACAGGGCAATATCGGCGCTAGCCGCCCATTGCTTTGCCATTGAAAGATTGTTCAGCGTTGGAAGGCAGTCGTTTCAGCCACAGCCAAAAGTAGAATCTGTGGTCATCAGGATAGTCCCAACCAACACCGTGACAAAAGAGACGATAAAGAACCTCAATCTTCTGTTTTCAAAGAGGAACAAGAAAGCCTCGACCGTGGCTGCCAAGGCAAGAGTAAAGGTAGACTTTGGCAGCAAGCGCGTAGATCAGCTTGCTCCAGGCGACCTGATCAGGGTGGCAGAGTCGATATCAAATGTATGTTCCATCTGA
- a CDS encoding DUF655 domain-containing protein, producing MSGQQQPPSTPDAAAAGHYSHGEHGQQPRKYEEYAYVLDFTPRGKSITVRGREGVIIQAIGEERLTLLELLGVQNVTVEIGERLYIGREGRDKVASVLGRLEYNDISQAAKNELPNIVEKIVVANEKRFVEYINVSQPITPRIHALELIPGIGKTYMMTIIKERDKKKFENFADLQNRVGLRDPAKLVAKRIIEEIMGQARMNLFVRK from the coding sequence TTGTCAGGACAACAACAGCCACCATCAACTCCAGATGCTGCTGCAGCCGGGCATTACAGCCACGGCGAGCACGGCCAGCAGCCAAGGAAGTACGAGGAGTACGCCTACGTGCTCGATTTTACGCCTAGGGGCAAGTCGATAACAGTAAGGGGAAGAGAAGGAGTGATCATCCAAGCGATAGGCGAAGAGCGGCTGACGCTCCTTGAGCTATTAGGCGTCCAGAACGTGACTGTGGAGATTGGAGAGCGCCTGTACATCGGCCGCGAAGGCCGCGACAAGGTCGCAAGCGTGCTTGGCAGGCTGGAGTACAACGATATCTCGCAGGCTGCAAAAAACGAGCTTCCAAACATCGTGGAAAAGATCGTGGTTGCCAATGAAAAACGCTTTGTGGAATACATCAACGTGTCTCAGCCGATAACCCCGAGGATACACGCGCTTGAGCTTATCCCAGGCATAGGCAAGACCTACATGATGACAATAATCAAGGAAAGGGACAAGAAAAAATTCGAGAATTTTGCGGATCTGCAGAACAGGGTGGGGCTCAGAGACCCTGCCAAGCTCGTGGCAAAAAGGATAATCGAGGAAATAATGGGGCAGGCCAGAATGAACCTTTTCGTACGAAAGTAA
- a CDS encoding RNA polymerase Rpb4 has translation MTEIIKKEIVTLPHVKEILESVKPDDMDQIQRWTADYVTKFAKADSKKAQKMVRQLVEQCDLTEEEAVEVVNIMPVSLEELRAFTFGWKKLILTETLEKMLTILKEGTQS, from the coding sequence GTGACGGAAATCATCAAGAAAGAGATAGTCACACTTCCACATGTAAAGGAGATACTCGAATCTGTCAAGCCCGACGACATGGACCAGATCCAGCGTTGGACAGCCGACTATGTGACCAAGTTCGCCAAGGCTGACTCAAAAAAGGCCCAGAAAATGGTGCGCCAGCTGGTCGAGCAATGCGACCTGACAGAGGAAGAGGCAGTAGAGGTGGTCAACATCATGCCAGTGTCGCTTGAGGAGCTGAGAGCCTTTACCTTTGGGTGGAAGAAGCTCATCCTCACCGAGACTCTGGAAAAGATGCTGACCATACTAAAGGAAGGCACCCAAAGTTAA
- a CDS encoding 50S ribosomal protein L21e: MPRSHGTRRKARSILTKDNVVRGISYLLHDYKVGEKVIVDVDPREHDTTPHRRFHGRIGVVEGVGRRTLRVAVMFGDKKKILQTRFNHIKPLAGAPEMSSAAAGANSK; this comes from the coding sequence ATGCCACGATCGCACGGTACTAGAAGGAAGGCCCGCTCTATCCTGACAAAGGACAATGTCGTCAGGGGGATATCATATCTGCTTCACGATTACAAGGTTGGAGAGAAGGTTATTGTAGATGTTGACCCGAGGGAGCACGATACCACTCCACACAGGAGGTTCCACGGCAGGATAGGCGTGGTGGAAGGCGTAGGCAGGCGCACCCTGAGGGTGGCGGTGATGTTTGGGGACAAGAAAAAGATACTGCAGACCCGGTTCAACCACATCAAGCCTCTTGCAGGCGCTCCAGAAATGTCATCAGCAGCGGCAGGTGCCAACAGCAAGTGA
- the radA gene encoding DNA repair and recombination protein RadA, which produces MASSEDAPGRLELSNIEEIGPATEKRLKEAGFRSIRDLLVRGPVDVAEATGMEMDESVEICNKARVMLEELGVIDKSFVTATSLYSRRRDRISTGSKSFDDLLGGGLETKAVTEVYGEFGTGKTQLCHTLCVMVQQSRLAGGLDAKALYIDTENTFRPERIVSIAEARGFDPRKSLENVIVAKAYNSAHQELIIEEAGAVIEDNSIRLIVVDSAVAHYRAEFLGRATLSERQQRLNKFMHILVRIAETYEVAVVLTNQIQASPDAYFGDTVRPTGGNVVAHTSTYRIHLKRSGKNRIARMVDSPYHAEREILFTLTDRGISDVNEGR; this is translated from the coding sequence TTGGCTTCTTCAGAGGATGCACCAGGCAGATTGGAGCTTTCCAACATTGAGGAGATAGGCCCGGCCACAGAAAAACGCCTCAAGGAGGCCGGCTTTAGGTCAATTCGGGACCTATTAGTGAGGGGGCCGGTCGACGTAGCAGAAGCTACCGGCATGGAGATGGACGAGTCAGTCGAGATATGCAACAAGGCCAGGGTGATGCTCGAAGAGCTTGGAGTGATAGACAAAAGCTTTGTCACGGCGACCAGCCTGTACAGCAGGCGCAGGGATCGTATATCGACGGGCTCGAAAAGCTTTGACGACCTGCTTGGAGGCGGCCTGGAGACAAAGGCGGTGACCGAAGTCTATGGCGAATTTGGCACAGGCAAGACGCAGCTCTGCCACACGCTCTGCGTCATGGTACAGCAGAGCAGGCTTGCAGGCGGGCTTGACGCAAAAGCGCTCTACATCGACACCGAAAACACCTTCCGGCCTGAGCGGATTGTTTCCATAGCCGAAGCGCGGGGCTTTGACCCGCGCAAGTCGCTTGAAAACGTGATCGTGGCCAAGGCGTACAACAGCGCCCACCAAGAGCTCATAATAGAGGAGGCCGGCGCAGTCATCGAGGACAACAGCATCAGGCTGATAGTAGTCGACTCGGCAGTCGCGCACTACCGCGCCGAGTTCCTCGGCCGCGCGACGTTGTCAGAGCGGCAGCAGCGGCTGAACAAGTTCATGCATATCTTGGTAAGAATCGCCGAGACATACGAGGTGGCAGTTGTGCTGACGAACCAGATACAGGCGTCGCCTGATGCGTATTTTGGCGACACGGTCAGGCCGACTGGCGGCAATGTCGTCGCACACACCAGCACGTACAGGATACACCTGAAGCGTTCGGGCAAGAACAGGATAGCAAGGATGGTCGACAGCCCTTACCACGCAGAAAGGGAGATCCTGTTTACCCTGACAGACCGTGGCATTTCAGATGTCAACGAAGGTAGATAA
- a CDS encoding methane monooxygenase/ammonia monooxygenase subunit B, with translation MESKTLVVTALATVMVLSAFAVVFQSADAHGVQAQLQSRFVRIDNEQFSDQTLNTGEQLTVTGELRSLVNRPLRAWLSLFSESANAGNRWEFLQRDPPGNIFDIPAGGTVPYSITVKALEPGTYHVHTQLNVEHVGPGLGRGATVNVSGEAILKPIPYSNIVYQCVIIGVGLGVTFATRPWQVI, from the coding sequence ATGGAAAGCAAGACGTTGGTCGTGACGGCTCTTGCGACTGTCATGGTGCTGTCAGCATTCGCGGTCGTATTCCAAAGCGCAGACGCGCACGGTGTACAGGCACAGCTTCAGAGCAGATTCGTAAGGATTGACAATGAGCAATTTTCTGACCAGACACTGAACACAGGTGAACAGCTAACCGTAACCGGCGAGCTCAGAAGCTTGGTCAATAGGCCGCTCAGAGCGTGGCTGTCGCTATTCAGCGAATCGGCAAATGCTGGCAACAGATGGGAGTTCTTGCAGAGAGATCCACCAGGTAACATATTCGACATCCCAGCAGGCGGAACAGTTCCATACTCGATCACTGTGAAGGCACTCGAACCAGGAACATACCACGTACACACACAGCTTAACGTAGAGCACGTAGGCCCAGGTCTCGGCAGGGGTGCGACAGTGAACGTAAGCGGAGAAGCTATACTGAAGCCGATCCCATACAGCAACATTGTCTATCAATGCGTGATCATTGGTGTAGGCCTTGGCGTGACTTTCGCAACAAGACCGTGGCAAGTAATTTAA